The region aatcctgtccgactctttgcgaccccgtggattgcagcacaccaggcctccctgtccatcaccaactcccagagcttactcagactcctgtccgttgagtcggtggtgccatccaaccatctcatcctctgtcatcccctctcccaccttcaatctttcccagcatcagtgtcttttcaaatgagtcagttcttcacatcaggtggccaaagtatttgagtttcagcttcagcatcagtccttccaatgaatattcaggactgatttcccttaggatggactggttagatctccttgctgtccaaggaactcttaagagtctacgccaacaccacagttcaaaagcatcaattcttcggtactccgatttctttatagtcctaactctcacatccatacatgactactggaaaaaccatagctttgactagatggacctttgttggcaaagtaatgtctctgcttttttttaataagctgtctaagttggtcataacttttcttccaagaagtgttttttaatttcatggctgcagtcaccatctgcagtgattttggagcaccaaaaaataaagtctgtcactgtttccactgtttccccatctatttcccatgaggtgatgggaccagatgccaagatcgtagttttctgaatgttgagctttaagccaactttttcactctcctctttcactttgatcaagaagctctttagttcttcttcactttctgccataagggtggtgtcatctgcatatctgaggttattgatatttctcctggcaatcttgattccagcttgtgcttcatcaagtccAGCATtctcataatgtattctgcatataagttaaataagtagggtgacaatatacagccttgacgtactcctttcccgatttgaaactagtctattgttccatgtccagttctaactgttgattctactaacaatgaacaaatgaaattaaaagcacaattACCATTTACATTGGTATCCctccaaatgaaatatttataaatctaacaaaatatggataaaatatatatgaggaaaactacaaaactgattaaaaaaatcaaagaactagaactaaataagagatattccatgttcatggattagaagacaatattatcaagatgtcagttcttttcAACTTGATTCAATACAATCCcagtcaaaatcccagcaagttatAAGCAAAAGACCCAGAAAGTAAATACAATGTTAATTAAGAAGAACAAAGTGGAAAGACTGACACAACCTATTTTCAAGACTTACTGTACAGCTGCAGTAATAAAGTAAGTATCAGTGTGGATTGGCAAAAGAATAGACAaacagatcaatagaacagaatagagagcccagaaacagactcaataAATACAGTTAACTGACCTTTGACAAAACAACAATAGGAACACCATGGAGCaaagtcttttcaatgaatggtgctagaacaactggacagtcacatgcaaaaaaaaaaaattaagctagaCACAAGCCTTACAACCttcaaaaaatgaattaaaaaaggctcatagacctaaatgcaaaacaaaaacctaCAATACTAAAAgacaacataggagaaaatctagttTACTTTTGGTTGGTAATGACTTACTAGATACAATATCAAAAGCAcaaatcaagaaagaaatcactgataagctggacttcattaaaattaaaaagttctaGTGAAAGACTGTCAAGAACAAGAACACAAGCCaccaactgggagaaaatatttgtaaaagacaTATCTGACAAAGTACTATCTTCCAAAGCATATAAAGAATTCttgaaactcaacaataagaCAAAAAACTCGATtttaaaatgggccaaagacctgaacagatgcctcatcaaagaagatatacagatggcagaTAAGTATTCAAAAAAATGCTCCATATCACATGTccaccagtgaagttgctcagtcgtgtctggctctttgagatcccgtggactgtagcctaccaggctcctccatccatggaattttccagggaagagtacgggagtaggttgccatttccttctccaggggatatgcccaacccagggatcaaacccaggtctcccacattgcaggcagacgctttaccgtctgagctactaaGGAAGCCTGCTCTAGCATGTccacagggaaatgcaaattaaaaaaacaatgagataccactgcacacctattagaatggccaaaattcaGAGCACTGACAACCCCAAATCTTGGTGTGGATGTGTAGCAACAGGAACTCCcattcattgctggtgagaatgcaaaaacAGTATggccactttagaaaacagtttgataGTTCcctataaaactaaacatacataCACTTACTATGTGATCTAGCAATTACACTTCAGTATTTAttatctgcgaccccatggactgtagcctgccaggctcctctgtccatggaattctccaggcaagaatactggagtgggtagccattcccttctccagggtatcttcccaacccagggattgaaccaaggtcttctgcactgagggtgggttctttacagtctgagccaccagggaagaccatttaATATATAAGTTAGTTAAAATATTAGATCCTTATGAAAACTTTGCATATgggtgtttatagcagctttattcataattgccaaaacttggaagcaatcaagaagTCCTCTAGTAGGCGAATGGACagtaaactgtggtacattcaatggaatatttttaaaatttattttattgaaatatagttgatttacaatgttaatttctactgtatagcaaagtgattcagatatatgtgtgtctatattaatatatactttttcatattcttttctattatggtttatcacaggatattgaatatagttcctgctgctatacagtagaaccttgttgtttatctattctatatatattagtttgcatctgctaatccccaaatcccaatccattgttcccccaccctcctctcccttGGCGAcaataagtctgttctctatgtctgtgtgtctgtttctgtttcatggataagttcctttgtgtcatagtttagattctacatataaatgatatcagaCAGATAAATGGTATTCAGACAATGGAATTCTGTTCAGTGCTAAAAACAAATGAGCTATcaagtgaaaaatatgtggaggaGCCTTAAATGAATATTACTAAttgaaagaagccaatttgaaaaagctgtatgctgtatgattccaagtatacaacattctggaaaaggaaaaactatgaagtaaaacaaaaaatcaggTATTGTCAGgtactggagggagggaggaatgaaTAGGTGTAACAGACTCTTTAGAGCAGTGAAACTATTCCGTATGATGCTATCATGGTGGATAtgtatcattatacatttgtcaagtTGCATAGAATGTATAACACAAGAGTGaaccctggggacttccctggtggtccagtggctaagattctgcccatgcttccaatgcagggggcccgggttcgatccctagacagggaactaggtcctacatgcagcaactaaaaaAAGTaccgtatgccacaactaagacctagcacagccaaataaacaaatattttttttaaaagggtgagccttaatgtaaactatgggctctgagtgataatgatgtgtcaatatTATCAATTGTAACACATGTATCACTGTGGGGCTGGCATTCTAGTAATGGAGGAGGATGTACATATATAAGAGCAGGGGGTATATGGGAACTGTACTTgatgctcagttttgctgtgcaTCTAAAATTGCTCTGAAAAAGgttatttagaaggaaaaaattttaatagatataCAGTAAAATGCAGGTTCATATTGACCTTCCTGGTTAGCATctttaatctctattttaaaaatactgacaatATTTTCACATTATGAGATTATTACTTAAAGATATTTTCCATAAGCAATtttgatataaaattaaataacccAGGTGAGTGGAGGAACATTCTTCTTGAAAAGAATTTGTTACAAGAGTCCAATTTTGTAAGCAAACTTCCTATTTAGTATTGTTGCATGTTGTCATATCTACATATTAGGTAGAGAAAATCGCTAAACCAGCCTGAGCAGTTCTGTTTAACTGTAAACTATTTTGCATGTTGTTACTAAATGATCACATATAAATCAGGTTAAGTCTAACTCAGCCCCAAATACAGAATCTTGGCAACAAAATTCAGGTAAGAGACTTCTCCAGAGTGGCCCATGGGAGAGAATAAGAACATGGTTTTTAAGAAAATCCCTAGGCACAGTTGAAAAATGATGATTATTTTCAGCTGATTATACCATTAACAAATATGCTTTAACAAATATGCTTCTGTGGTGAATGATTCAGTTTTACTGTTGATTAAATCATCTGGAGGAGTAGAAAGGATTTAGGGGTTTGAAagtcaggagacctaggttctgaCCTCTGATCTCATAACTGCAACAATCTATGGGGGATTGGATGAGAAGCTTTCCTAAGGTTTCTCCATCCCTAACATTCCATTATTCATAATTCCATAATTCATAATGTGCAGTAGTagctttttgttttctacatgCTAGATATTTATAATGTATCAGAAAGTTGAAACTTTAATGCTAAGCAGAGCAATCCAGAATTTCATAGGATTTTATCATTAAGACCTTACCCTTTATTTCCCAGAACAGCTCTAGGTCAGAAACCTGAGACTTTCACTGAAAAGATAGGTGCATTTGTTTTTAGCTAGGTGTATATTTGGCTTCAGAGTCCCAGCACTTAACAGCTTGTGttgttctctctctcctttctaagactttttttttttttaatgtggactattttcaaagtctttattgaatttgttacaatattgcttctgttttatgtttcggtttttttttttttggtcctgaggcatgtgggatcttacctcctggaccagggatcaaacccccaccccctacatctgaaggcaaagtcttaaccactggaccaccaggaagtccctatgttacactcttttaaaaactttactcAGTTTCTACAAATGTATCCAGTTTCCACTAGCCTTCCTATCTTGATCCTCACTGCTGCATTTTTCATTCTATCACTGTTGtggttaaattttcttctttgaataaaAGACAAATGCTACTACATTAATTGGTAAATCTTTTGGAAATGCTCAATAGAAAAAGTTCCTCCCTCAGTGTGTCTCCAAAGATACCAAGCTCATTTCCCAAGAATTCTGCAAGGTCTTGTTAAAAATCTAGAAAGTTTATTTCCTTGGATATGTTCctgtgtctcctagtttatagtctatgggaacttgaatagaatttgtccTGCTGTGGTGtgaaatcttaattatgttgaactggttcatagtgcttttaaGGTCTATGGTATCCTTCTACTTTCCTGTCCATTCATTCTACTAATATTTGAGAGTTTGCTATTGaaattccaactaaaaatcttaatttatctacttaaaaaataattgtgatgTATAACAGAACTATATGTaagtttgttctgtattttctgtctcctgtaaATGCATTAtcatacttaaagaaaaaaacctagaGATTTTTAACTACTTGTGGCATATACAAACTACTCAGATTTCATCTGGATCAAGGCCTAAGATGTTATGAAAATTGTCAGTCAAGATGACTATACCCAAAGAATTCTTGTGAATTAGCTTTGATGACAGCTGTTCTACTTTCCGGTACCCTATTGCAGCAGTTCTGGCATGTTAGCTACAGGCAGAAAGAAGGTTCTGATGTTCTCAGGAATGTCGAAACGGGGGCTCCACACACACTGTGCCATAATTTCATAGTTTCTGCcatgcacattttttaaaatctcttaccCTCTAGAATTCCTAGCTCAGGAATTTCCTAACTCTTTTTCTCTCagcaactttttctttttgacaggATCCTGGCTAGTTTGTAATCCagaaatttttattgtatattagtTATTTTAGGCCATTGGATCAGTAATTCAGcatctttcattttctgttcctctgttttgctttttatttggaCCTATGGCACTTATCTCATTCCTTCACCCCCATCCCTCTATTAGGAAGAGCTTTTCCTGACATTTATTCCTTTTCCAGCCTGTTTCACCATAACTTATTAAACTCTCCCCACCGCTcacactccccacccctcatcccccaacccccatcccttCTTGCCCTTTCTGGTTCCAGAGTCATTTGTCTGTTCAGTAGCCGTACATGATAGGTTTTTTCACAAGAATTATAATATACTGTATTGCACTTGAATTCTGGTGCTGAGAGACTGCTCCTGTCATTACATAGTGCAGCCTGCAGAGTTTCATTATACTCAGGTAGAGAAACAAGTGCCAGTGTTACCTACTCTTGCCCATAAACATtagggctgattttttttttttaggagaaagAAAgccagatttccttcttttctgaaaGCCACAGTTAAATTTCATGTGGCTTTTCGTTTTCCACTTTGGGTACATTCTTCATCTCTCAACAAATGTGCTTCAGACAAACTTGCCAAAGGACACACAGCTAAGAAGATGCAGAGCCAAGACTGAACTTGAGAAAGTTaatgactgaaagaaaaatgCTCTTTTTCAGCACTTCCCTGATTTCGAATCAACTAAAGTGTAATGTCTCTGTGAAATCTGTTGTGACCACATTACTACAGTTAAAGGTAAAAAGTAATGGTAGTGTAATAAATGAGCTGGATACAGATCTATTCAGAAAGAGGGAATGTGTTGATATGGGACCTTTTGGAATATAATACTTTAAGTTCCATGAAAAAAAAGCCTAAATAGAGTTCACTTTACTCAATATGTTTGAAGTTCTAAGTAAATATGTAAACGGATTATGTTACAAATGTGTTAGGGGAGTTTCTCATTTAGGCAATCTTACAGTGAATATTTAAGAGCAAACCATTCCTTATTTCGATTTTCAGTTTTGCCTCTGGCATACCAGGTATCATTTAAGAAGGCTATGCCTGTGAGGTTGCATGATCATTAACTAGTTTGTAATTTCTCCAACATGTATTTGAATACTGTGGTGCATCATTGTTTCCCAAATGTTAGTATTTGCATACACTTTCACAATCTTCATTACATTGCTGCTATACAGCACCTGTATTGCTGTTTACTTACTTTTTTTCTGTGAATTGGTTCACATTTTTAACTCAagtagattaatttttaaaagagactttGTCTCACTACTGTAAATGTGAAATCAGCATAATTcacaataaatagaaattaatagtaaaatattatTAGATTCTAGCTAGATACTATTCCTGTTGAAGGCTTCCATCTGAGGAGGATTAGAAAGCATTTTAATAGTGTGAAAGACACGTTCTCACCAGACTAGAGATATAACCTTGCAATCATAAGGATTGACAGAGAATTGAAAGGAAATAACTTTCTCACAAGGCAAGTCAATGTTATTTCAGGCTGTTTCTGTGTACCGTCAAAAATCCTCTTACTACCCACAAAATACTGTAACCCCATCAAGTTTTCAGAATGAACTCAAAAACTATTCATGAAAGCAGGAAAATCTCTGATCTCTGAGAAAGTCGATATCTGCTCTCTTTTGATCTGGCCAAATTCATAAACTTGGTTCTGTTTCCAGGCTAAAGAGGAAATGATGGACAATAGAAGCTACTCTAACATGCCAGATAAACTGCCTGTCTTCAGTGATTCCTCCCACTTGCCACTGACCAGGTCCTTCTATCTGGACCCCATGGTCACGTTCCACGTCTACCCAGAAGGCCCAGTGCCATCCCCTTACTCGGAAAACTTGCCATTGCTGCCTTTTTCCAGTGACTCCCTGATTATGGAAAATTATGGTGAACCCTGTGCCTTCTCCTTCCCAATGCCTTATCCAAATTACAGAAGGTGTGACTATGCCTACGGGCCAGCCTTTATCCGGAAAAGGAATGAGCGGGAAAGGCAGCGGGTGAAATGTGTCAATGAAGGCTATGCCCAGCTCCGACATCATCTGCCAGAGGAATACTTAGAGAAACGCCTCAGCAAAGTGGAAACCCTCAGAGCTGCCATCAAGTACATTAATTACCTCCAGTCCCTGCTGTACCCTGATGAGGCTGAGACCAAGAATAATCCCAGGAAAGGTTCCTCCATAATGGCAACCACCACCCGCCACTCTGACTCCATTTTTAGAATCATTTGATTCCATGTTTCCAAATAGAAACACTTtcacaaaatgtggtcccctaCATTATTCAGTAGTTTCCTTAATGTCATTTTTGTGTGGGCAGATAATAGTTCAAATGCTAACAGATGCTGGATATGTTTTACTTGGATTTCAGATGTACTAAACATTATCTTATGTAGACTGAGAAAATGCTTCTTAAGCTTTGGTGATTTCTTTCAAGAACATTAGGGAATCAGGAGTCCTAAAAATTCTCTATGCCTCTCAACTTGCCCTTCTCCCACACTTGGCCAGAGTCTCAGGTGTGAGAAACTCACAAAAGTAATGTAAAGGATGATTAATGCCTAGTCAATGCCTCTACTGCACTTTGCAGATGTTTCATGCTAAGCAGCACAATGAACCTTTCTTGATTTGTCAAAATTTGGTGAGTTTTATTACTTGGAGTTAGCAAGAAATTTACACCTTACCCATAACATGATGGGGAAGTATTTTGCGGCTAAagcaaaagtcattaaaaaaccTTGttgtcatttgaaattatttcagaatcATCTTTGTCCTGCATGCAGCAGACATCCTCTGGTAGCTTAGTGTAGGGCCTAAGCGGGCAGGCTCTGCAGTCATATTGCTCGGTTTACATTCTGACTTTGCTGCCTCTCCCTGtgtcttttcagtttttcatccaCAGAATAAGAATAAGAGTAACAGCAACTACCCCATATGTTTATTATGAGGATCACCAGCACCTGACACATAATGtttttataatcattatttttaaaaattattattatcctttttttGTCCATAGCATCATCATTCTTCAGGTTCTCTAGGCCAGATAATGTGGGAAGGACAGTGATCCCACCTGTCTTCGAGTCTTCCttcaaaatgtctatttctgttcCCAAGATGAGCTTCAACGCTTCTGTCTTCCTTAATCCCCAGGTCCCATCTGTCACCAAGCCCGGGCAGGACTTCCGACACACTGTCACATCTTTTATGAAGTCTTTCCATCACAGCCATTACTTGTTCCTTTATTTTGCACACATATTTCCTTGCCATTCCCATCCTGCTATTTTGACTCCCCTTGCACACTTGTCTCTGTCTTCagtagactgtgagctccttgaagacAAGGACAAGTCTTAGTCAGTCCTGTATTTCCAGCACACAGAAAAGAGCTCACATCAGGTAGGTGTCAAGAAATAtttggtggtattttttttttctatttccattctGTCACATTGTGTCTGGATCACTGTTAACTCCCTGGCCTCTCAGGCTCTGTTCTCAACTGGTTCTATTTTCACTCTAATACTCTTTCTTAAAGTATTGTGCTGGCCAAAAGTTTGTCTGACTTTTTCCATACAATGCTACAGAAAaaaccaaatgaatttttttgccAACCTAATATTTCATGTCACTTCATTGCTCAAACCTCATGACAACTTCCTTTTGACTGTGACATTGTTGGACATTCATCTGCTTGATTTTCAAAGCTCCCACCAGTTTGGCCCCTTCCCGTTGATTTTCCCATGACACTCCATTCCCCCCTCTCCAAAAAGAAAATCACGTGTTGCAAATGCATCCTTCTCTCTTAGCTCTTGCTTCCTACCAAGATGGAATGGAATAATCTTTTTCCTTTCACCAGTGAAATCCCACCTATCTTATTCAGGAATCCTTCTCTCATAGCCAGAGATCTAACTAGTCTTTCTTAGACTCTAACTTTGTGTACCAAATCACTCAGCCTTTTGAGCAACAGTCATTCTCCTGGCTGCAAAGTTAAGCTCTGTGAGGGTAGACATCATTTAGGATGCTTTTGGCTGGGAGCAATACAAAAATCTAACAAAAATTGGTACAATCAAAAAAGGGAGgatttccccggtggtccagaagttaagactttgcactcccacTGCAAGGGGTACAGGTTCAGACAAGGTTCAACACTGTCACCGAGAATCTGTGTTCTTTAAATCTATCCTCTCTGGGAACAGCTTCAGTGTCCCAGAAAGACTGTCAGGAGCTCCCAGAACTATAAGCTTTCTTATTTATGTATAGGAGGAGAGATAAGTTCTATAACCAAGATTTCTAACAAAAGTCTTGAGATTCATGCTGACTGGAGAGGCAGGGGACATGCCGATGCCTTAGAGGACAGGGGATGGAATGTGCTGGTGGACACACATCAACGAGGGGGTACAGCCAGCCTCTCCCTACCACTCAGATTCACAACAGAAACAGGAACTGGTGGAAGGGGGGAATAGATGTGGTAGAGACACTCACAGATGTGCAAAATGGCTGTCAGATGCCTCAAATACCAGTCTCCTCTGGATGTTCAAATGAAAGCAGAATCTGGACTTCTGTTCCTTTGGTCCCCGGTGTCCACTCCCACCACCCTAAGTTATCACCACACACCTGCTTCTCAGCAGCCCTGTGTCCTTCAGACAAACGTGCTCACGCTTTTGgttatttcattttaaactaCAAATTCTATCTTAAGAGTCCTTAAGCCAACCAGTGGGTTCCCTCCACTCCAGCCTCCTGCCCACAGAGGAGGAAGGCAGATCAACAGCCTTAAGACTGTGGGGTtagccccctccctcccaagaCTCTCCTAGATCCAGGAGGGCTTCCCACCGCCACTGACTCTTTAGCAGTGGAGAAGCTTAGCTTCTGGGAACTGATGCTACACTGGCCCTTCTCCTCAACACCACCTGTCAACACCACTCTCCAGAAAGGCGGTGAATAACCaaccccccaccctcccttcccgcCCATGCTGCCCAAGGCCCCAGTCTCCCCTCCGCACATGCTCAGTGCACTCCCTCTGGCCCAGCTGGCTGTATCCATGGCAACCTGCTTGGCAACCAGGAGTCGGTTGGGCTGAGGCCGTGAACTCCCAACTGTCGGAAGGGACCCAGGCTGAGGTGGAGGAGTCTGGTTGGGGCTGTGGTAAGTACTCTTGGGGTCAGAACCGTGGGCTTGGGCAGGAGCACACCCAACAGGGCCGAGCTGGGCTGGGCCAGCCGAGTGTGATCTCGGGCCCTGGGTGGCAGCTGTCGCCTCTGAGCACATCTACGGAGGCTACCGCCCTGGGCTCTCAGCTCGGTCGAGTCAATCCTCCAGGTGACCAGGTTAGGAGGGAAGTCTGTGGTTTGGGTTAGGGGTCAGTTTGTCATCAAGGGCTGGGATCTGTAAAAGGAAGTATGGTTTTAAACCCCCGAAGTCCCTACaactggggtggaggtggggggtggtggttaaAAAAACTAATGTATATTGATTGAGCTACTTAAAGATGCCAGGTGCTTTCCACAGATCGTCTCCAGGGCGTTAACTGACGCACCCAGGTGAAGTGAGCACGCAGCCAGCAGGCGGTGGACTGCCAGCTGGGTTTCTGGGAAATCACAGCTCTTGCTCTTTCAACCCCTCCCCTATTTCCTGAGCGGAGTCTCCCCGGGCAGGTGATGATTCTGGGGACACCCTGCGCGTGGTGGGAGCGGGTGGGGCCGCGGAGAGGCCGCAAACCACAGAGCTGAGCGCAGCCGCGAGCCAGGCGCCCTCTGCTGGGCTGTGGGCTGCAGCTCAGGTAATAGAGCCGCTGGTTCTCAGGTATTTTCACTGAGGTCTATGGACTCCTCCGCGGGGCCTGGGACGCCTTTGCCCAAATACTGCAGCGTGGCCACGACCCTGAAGGCCCCTGCCTGGGCCGGCACCGCTCCTCCCTGGGACCTCACCTTCACCTGCCCCCTCGCCTGCCGAGCACCCTGGCTGACCCGGCACAGCCTCCTCACCAGGTACCCATCTgtgcttcttttttcctctctgttcttgGCTCAAGATGGTGGGAGACATAATGGCCCAGGAGAGAGAAGACTTGCTTCCTGGGAAGGCCGAAAAGGTCCCTTACCCGTGTGCGCTGAGTTCCTTGGGTTATTATAATCGCCCCAACTGTACTCacgataaataaataaatacaaagagacTTGCCTGGCGGTGCAGTGTTTAGGCATCCAggattccactgcagggaacacgggttcgatccgtgattaggaaactaagatcctgcatgcctccatgtgcagccaaaatataaataaataaaaataaactctaccCCCAGCGACAAGGGTTGACATGGCTTTTGTCCCACTTTGTAGCAGAGGGGCTGATGTCAGAGTTGGCATGTGTGGGAGAAGGCAGGCATCACCAGTTATCAAACTTCTGGCTCATTTTATCATCTTCTCTGAGACTTGCCCTGGCCCTATATGAGGAATTAGGTGAGGTGAGGTGACCAGATCCCTCCTCAGGTTCCCCCAGTTGTCCTAGCTTTTTGTGAATGGTACCCAAAGTTAGCTGTCTACAGTGAGaatacaagaggagaagggaacctCAGCTGATAAGCACATACAAATTGTGCAAGTCCCATGCTATTCAAGTCAGTCTGCCCAGGCTTGAACCTTACAGCCCCCTTTCTTGTTTCACCCATGTGGACCATTTCCCTTCAAAGCCAGAGTTTAAACAGTCCTGTATCCTGG is a window of Cervus canadensis isolate Bull #8, Minnesota chromosome 11, ASM1932006v1, whole genome shotgun sequence DNA encoding:
- the ASCL3 gene encoding achaete-scute homolog 3; this encodes MMDNRSYSNMPDKLPVFSDSSHLPLTRSFYLDPMVTFHVYPEGPVPSPYSENLPLLPFSSDSLIMENYGEPCAFSFPMPYPNYRRCDYAYGPAFIRKRNERERQRVKCVNEGYAQLRHHLPEEYLEKRLSKVETLRAAIKYINYLQSLLYPDEAETKNNPRKGSSIMATTTRHSDSIFRII